TTACAGATAAAGGGCGATAACAATCGACACTTGAGCGGAGACACGGCACTAACGGTAAATATCCTTGCGATGGCCAACCGCTACAATCCAGACAGTAAGCTGCTTATCCTGAATCGAATAGAGAATACGATAGCGACCCTGGCGCAAGCGATACCGCTCCAGCCCAGTCAGCTTTTCCGAACATGGTGGCCGTGGATCAACCTCAAGGGCTTTGATGCGGGAGAGTATTCTTTCGACGTCCTTTTTGGGAATCGTGGCAAGGTCTTTCTGCACCGATTTCCTGAAAAACACCTTATATAAGGCCATCACTCTTGAGCCTTTTTAAAAATTCATCATAACTCAGCAGTGGCTCGTTTACACGATCTTCAAACACAGCCAGATCTTCAGCGT
This genomic interval from Desulfurispira natronophila contains the following:
- a CDS encoding type II toxin-antitoxin system RelE family toxin, coding for MALYKVFFRKSVQKDLATIPKKDVERILSRIKALEVDPRPPCSEKLTGLERYRLRQGRYRILYSIQDKQLTVWIVAVGHRKDIYR